A genome region from Bufo gargarizans isolate SCDJY-AF-19 chromosome 2, ASM1485885v1, whole genome shotgun sequence includes the following:
- the LOC122926300 gene encoding histone-binding protein N1/N2-like, producing MGLEMVAPTKAEKKMGDVSAEPVDGADVDAEDKRLMALYGQDLVMKDISSTVNALQKASSLLGKKYGETNDQYEDPIYYDGLALLNSARKENNILGEPMEKIPEDDESSEDPGVPSTSNLDEKEEEGFRLEVYDAVSEKDEKTNKVNEDSKGDSKAEKAKADELEKSSDIPETKVKAGEGSAEVGRATEEAEDSETEAKPEATPMVTKEKREVIFVDRIKKQSEFEHQGTLERLKGGLKLTSQISNKRRR from the coding sequence atgggaCTGGAGATGGTGGCGCCGACCAAGGCAGAGAAGAAGATGGGAGATGtatctgctgaaccagttgatggggctgatgtggatgcagaaGACAAGAGACTTATGGCATTGTATGgccaggacctggtcatgaaagacATTTCCTCTACTGTCAATGCCCTCCAGAAAGCCAGCagtctgctggggaagaaatacggGGAGACGAATGACCAGTATGAGGATCCTATCTACTACGATGGACTGGCTCTCCTGAATTCTGCCCGAAAGGAAAACAATATCCTGGGTGAGCCTATGGAGAAAATACCAGAAGACGACGAGTCTAGTGAAGACCCTGGTGTCCCCagtacctccaaccttgatgagaaagaggaggaggggttCAGATTGGAAGTATATGATGCCGTGTCTGAGAAGGATGAGAAAACTAACAAAGTAAATGAAGACTCTAAAGGAGACTCAAAGGCTGAAAAAGCTAAGGCCGATGAGTTGGAGAAATCCTCAGATATTCCAGAGACCAAGGTTAAGGCTGGAGAGGGGTCTGCTGAAGTGGGGAGAGCCACTGAAGAAGCAGAAGACTCTGAAACTGAAGCCAAACCTGAGGCAACCCCTATGGTgactaaagaaaaaagagaagtgaTATTTGTTGATAGAATAAAGAAACAAAGTGAGTTTGAACACCAGGGGACATTAGAGCGGCTGAAGGGTGGTTTAAAACTGACCAGCCAGATCTCCAACAAAAGGAGGAGATGA